From Campylobacter upsaliensis, the proteins below share one genomic window:
- a CDS encoding L-lactate permease, translating to MKGALMYQQLTDPLGSIWLSALLAFLPIFCFLICLLVFKLKGYQAGFITVIVASVVAFYAYGMPFSLIGASFVQGFAQGMWPIAWIIIAAIFLYKLSVKSGSFEVIKESVMSITPDHRIQVILIGFCFGSFLEGAIGFGGPVAITAALLVGLGLKPLHAAGLCLIANTAPVAFGAVGIPIIAMSNLVGVEQYEISAMVGRMLVPLSLSVPFFIVFLMDGVKGVKETFPAVLVAAVSFTITQFISSNYLGAELPDIVSAVVSLACTTIFLKFWSPKNIFRLDDLTDFSHHTQLEFGKVFKAWLPFILLIICIIIWTQPWFKAFFDKGAVFDYTKVALSFNNIEGSIVDSAGKALSLNMDINLIALQAGTAILVAALLTIFFLRIKSNIVEEALGDTLKEMAMPCITIGLVVAFAFIAKNSGMSTTLGTAFATTGDAFSFFSPVIGWIGVFLTGSDTSANLLFGPLQQAAATSLAVPEALFLAANSVGGVVGKMISPQSIAIACAAVGLVGKESDLFKFTLKYSVGFIILIGIWTCIIAFLMPGIIPEVIAK from the coding sequence ATTAAAGGAGCTTTGATGTATCAGCAATTAACTGACCCATTAGGAAGTATCTGGCTTAGTGCTTTGTTAGCATTTTTGCCTATTTTTTGTTTTTTGATTTGTTTGCTTGTTTTTAAGCTTAAGGGTTATCAGGCGGGTTTTATTACCGTGATTGTAGCGAGTGTAGTGGCATTTTATGCTTATGGTATGCCTTTTTCTCTCATCGGGGCTTCTTTTGTGCAAGGTTTTGCACAAGGAATGTGGCCTATTGCTTGGATTATCATCGCGGCAATTTTCCTTTATAAGCTTTCTGTAAAGTCTGGCTCTTTTGAAGTGATTAAAGAAAGCGTGATGAGCATTACGCCAGATCATAGAATTCAGGTAATTTTGATAGGTTTTTGTTTTGGTTCATTTTTGGAGGGTGCGATAGGCTTTGGAGGACCTGTGGCGATTACAGCGGCTCTTTTGGTAGGATTGGGACTTAAGCCTCTGCACGCTGCGGGACTTTGTTTGATAGCAAATACCGCTCCTGTTGCTTTTGGTGCGGTTGGGATTCCTATTATCGCTATGTCAAATTTGGTCGGTGTTGAGCAGTATGAAATTTCTGCTATGGTTGGGCGTATGCTTGTGCCTTTAAGTCTTAGTGTGCCTTTTTTCATCGTGTTTTTAATGGACGGCGTTAAGGGCGTGAAAGAGACTTTTCCTGCGGTTTTAGTAGCGGCTGTAAGTTTTACAATTACGCAGTTTATTAGCTCAAATTACTTAGGAGCGGAGCTTCCTGACATTGTTTCGGCTGTTGTCTCTCTTGCTTGCACAACGATATTTTTGAAATTTTGGTCTCCTAAAAATATTTTTAGACTTGATGATTTGACAGATTTTTCTCATCATACTCAATTAGAATTTGGTAAGGTTTTTAAGGCTTGGTTACCTTTTATTTTGCTCATTATTTGTATTATTATTTGGACTCAGCCTTGGTTTAAGGCGTTTTTTGATAAGGGTGCGGTGTTTGATTATACTAAGGTCGCCTTGTCTTTTAATAATATCGAAGGCTCTATCGTAGATAGTGCTGGTAAGGCTTTAAGCTTAAATATGGATATTAATCTAATCGCCCTTCAAGCTGGAACGGCTATTTTGGTCGCGGCACTTTTGACAATCTTCTTTTTACGCATTAAATCAAATATTGTTGAAGAAGCCTTAGGCGACACCTTAAAAGAAATGGCTATGCCTTGTATTACCATAGGCTTGGTTGTGGCTTTTGCTTTTATCGCTAAAAATTCAGGTATGAGCACGACCTTAGGAACAGCTTTTGCGACCACAGGCGATGCTTTTTCGTTTTTTAGCCCTGTTATAGGCTGGATAGGCGTTTTCCTTACAGGATCTGATACGAGTGCAAATTTACTTTTTGGACCACTTCAACAAGCCGCTGCTACAAGTTTGGCTGTGCCTGAAGCCTTATTTTTAGCGGCAAATTCCGTTGGTGGCGTGGTTGGTAAGATGATAAGCCCACAAAGTATAGCCATAGCTTGTGCGGCTGTGGGACTTGTAGGTAAGGAGTCTGATTTATTTAAATTTACGCTTAAATATTCTGTCGGCTTTATTATTTTGATAGGAATTTGGACTTGCATTATTGCCTTTTTAATGCCGGGAATTATCCCTGAAGTTATCGCTAAATAA
- a CDS encoding LutC/YkgG family protein, translating to MSRIEEISAKSKEAILSNLKKAYVDEEFIRSPSIDPVGHIVTSEKMLEEMKQKMSDNKYIVEESTRDKLEEKINEIVQSYGYESLIYGESLGLDLVKIKAQKKICFDKEIENLRSEVFHSDFSIIHAHCGVSSHGVALVLSSKEQPRMLSLAPKLCIILLQKEKIVASLSEALNLVKQENAILPSNILFIAGPSRTADIELVTVFGVHGPQKAHIILY from the coding sequence ATGAGTAGGATAGAAGAAATTTCAGCAAAAAGTAAAGAGGCTATTTTATCAAATCTCAAAAAAGCCTATGTTGATGAGGAATTTATAAGAAGTCCTAGCATAGACCCTGTGGGGCATATCGTAACAAGTGAAAAAATGCTTGAAGAGATGAAGCAAAAAATGAGTGATAATAAATATATAGTTGAGGAAAGCACTAGGGATAAGCTTGAGGAAAAAATCAATGAAATCGTTCAGAGCTATGGCTATGAAAGTTTGATTTATGGTGAGAGTTTGGGGCTTGATTTGGTTAAGATCAAGGCACAGAAGAAAATTTGCTTTGATAAAGAGATAGAAAATTTACGAAGCGAAGTTTTTCATAGTGATTTTTCCATTATACACGCACATTGCGGAGTGAGCTCTCACGGCGTAGCTTTGGTGCTTTCAAGCAAAGAACAGCCTAGAATGCTCTCTTTAGCACCTAAGCTTTGCATAATTTTACTACAAAAAGAAAAAATAGTAGCTAGCCTTAGCGAAGCTTTAAACCTAGTAAAACAAGAAAATGCAATCTTACCTAGCAATATTTTATTTATAGCAGGACCTTCACGCACAGCAGATATTGAGCTAGTTACCGTTTTTGGAGTGCATGGACCACAAAAAGCACATATTATTTTATACTGA
- a CDS encoding (Fe-S)-binding protein, producing the protein MMKKVYFYATCLGTAAMQETILNAIKLLRREGVEVIFKKNQTCCSQPSFNSGYFKESKRIALYNVDLFEKDYPIVVPSGSCAGMMSHDYLELFKEDSEFERVKEFSSKVTELSQYLDEVLKVEYEDKGDPVRVTWHSNCHALRIQKSIEASKNLIKKLKNVELVNLEYEEECCGFGGTFAVKELEISNAMARAKIKDIQNTGVKYLISGDGGCLLNIDGTMRKMGLDVRGLHLYDFLLKRLEGVRL; encoded by the coding sequence ATGATGAAAAAAGTATATTTTTATGCGACTTGTCTTGGCACTGCTGCTATGCAAGAGACGATTTTAAATGCTATAAAACTTCTACGCCGTGAGGGTGTGGAGGTGATTTTTAAAAAAAATCAAACCTGTTGTTCGCAGCCAAGTTTTAATTCAGGCTATTTTAAGGAAAGCAAACGCATAGCGCTTTATAATGTGGATTTATTTGAAAAAGATTATCCCATTGTCGTGCCAAGTGGCTCTTGTGCGGGTATGATGAGCCACGATTACTTAGAGCTTTTTAAAGAGGATAGTGAATTTGAAAGAGTGAAGGAATTTTCATCAAAAGTAACCGAGCTTTCTCAATATTTAGATGAAGTTTTAAAGGTGGAATATGAAGATAAGGGGGATCCTGTAAGAGTTACTTGGCACTCAAACTGCCACGCCTTACGCATACAAAAAAGCATAGAAGCAAGTAAAAATCTCATCAAAAAGCTTAAAAATGTCGAGCTTGTGAATTTGGAGTATGAGGAAGAGTGCTGTGGCTTTGGTGGAACTTTTGCTGTGAAAGAGCTTGAAATTTCAAATGCTATGGCAAGAGCCAAGATTAAAGATATACAAAATACGGGCGTAAAATATCTTATAAGCGGTGATGGAGGCTGTCTTTTAAATATAGATGGCACTATGCGTAAAATGGGACTTGATGTAAGAGGACTTCATTTGTATGATTTTTTATTAAAAAGACTTGAGGGGGTAAGATTATGA
- a CDS encoding LutB/LldF family L-lactate oxidation iron-sulfur protein, producing MKTHEEIVNIKLNDTQMRENLSNAMHTLQKNRLKVIDDKFKDWQGLRIRAKQAKNNALMSLEERLLEFEKNATKNGIKVHWASSDEDACELIYEIMKQNNISKILKGKSMASEEIGLNHYLEKKDLKAIETDLGEVIIQLDGEVPVHIVVPAIHKNRYEIGKTFQEKLGAEFESEPEKLNAIARKYLRDEFEGLKLGLSGVNFAMSREGAFWLIENEGNGRMCTTAPDIHIALCGIEKVMESFEDAATMVHLLTPSATGQFIPTYNNIITGPRKNGDLDGPKEVHIVLFDHHRSDMLAHKDYYEALRCIRCGACMNFCPVYDKIGGHSYQTVYPGPIGEVISPNLFGMDQTGDILNFCSLCGRCSEVCPVKIPLADLIRKLRCDKAGQGENPPFGAKEHNKMEAFAFSTFANLATNGNKWRFSLSKGHYFNWFMQNFKGSLPVIKKWSAFKELPQIKKDLYKEVQNIEGVVYE from the coding sequence ATGAAGACACACGAAGAAATAGTAAATATCAAGTTAAATGACACGCAAATGCGTGAAAATTTAAGCAATGCTATGCACACTCTGCAAAAAAATCGTCTTAAAGTAATCGATGATAAATTTAAAGATTGGCAAGGTTTAAGAATTAGAGCTAAACAAGCGAAAAATAACGCGTTGATGAGCCTTGAGGAAAGACTTTTAGAATTTGAAAAAAATGCTACAAAAAATGGCATTAAGGTGCATTGGGCAAGTAGCGATGAAGATGCTTGTGAGCTTATTTATGAGATAATGAAGCAAAATAATATTAGCAAAATCTTAAAGGGCAAATCAATGGCTAGTGAGGAAATAGGGCTTAATCACTACCTTGAAAAAAAGGACTTAAAGGCTATTGAGACGGATTTGGGTGAAGTGATTATCCAGCTTGATGGCGAAGTACCTGTGCATATAGTCGTGCCAGCGATTCATAAAAATCGTTATGAGATAGGCAAAACCTTTCAAGAAAAGTTAGGCGCAGAATTTGAGAGTGAGCCTGAAAAGTTAAATGCCATTGCTAGGAAATATTTAAGAGATGAATTTGAGGGCTTAAAACTAGGACTTAGTGGGGTAAATTTTGCTATGTCTAGGGAGGGGGCATTTTGGCTGATAGAAAATGAGGGTAATGGTAGAATGTGCACCACAGCTCCTGATATTCACATCGCACTTTGTGGGATAGAAAAGGTAATGGAGAGCTTTGAAGATGCGGCGACTATGGTGCATTTACTGACCCCTTCAGCCACGGGGCAGTTTATCCCAACTTATAATAATATCATCACAGGACCGCGTAAAAATGGAGATTTGGACGGACCTAAGGAAGTGCATATTGTGCTATTTGACCATCACCGAAGCGATATGTTAGCGCATAAGGATTATTATGAGGCTTTGCGTTGCATTAGGTGCGGGGCTTGTATGAATTTTTGCCCTGTGTATGATAAGATAGGCGGTCATAGCTATCAAACGGTTTATCCAGGACCAATAGGAGAGGTGATTAGTCCAAATTTATTTGGTATGGATCAAACAGGCGATATACTTAATTTTTGTTCTCTTTGTGGGCGTTGTTCTGAGGTGTGTCCTGTGAAAATTCCCTTAGCGGATTTAATAAGAAAATTGCGTTGTGATAAGGCAGGACAGGGAGAAAACCCTCCATTTGGTGCAAAGGAACATAATAAAATGGAGGCTTTTGCTTTTTCTACTTTTGCAAATTTAGCGACAAATGGTAATAAATGGCGTTTTTCTTTATCTAAAGGGCATTATTTTAATTGGTTTATGCAAAATTTTAAAGGCTCTTTACCTGTGATTAAAAAATGGAGTGCTTTTAAGGAATTGCCACAAATTAAGAAAGATTTGTATAAAGAAGTGCAAAATATCGAAGGAGTGGTTTATGAGTAG
- a CDS encoding hemerythrin family protein, translating to MDKFIPAWDDKYSINDERIDTQHKKLFELAAKVESAVYGFAKRDELKEILMELFNYMKEHFANEENYMYEISYPYLSDHKMMHKVIIDDMSYLIQHIKTTNDLKEKLYTIMSDWLLTHILRYDMMIGHWLNEQKNNEEEELEQTEENDEVVEKPKIIKETRFIYTCPCHLTHILSYQEHLGISMHNKVLKCKNCKKDLTYVTTEIVEKRIN from the coding sequence TTGGATAAGTTTATTCCCGCTTGGGACGATAAATATAGCATTAATGATGAGAGAATAGATACGCAACATAAAAAGCTTTTTGAGCTTGCTGCTAAAGTGGAGAGTGCGGTTTATGGTTTTGCAAAACGCGATGAGCTAAAAGAAATTTTAATGGAACTTTTTAATTATATGAAAGAGCATTTTGCTAATGAGGAGAATTATATGTATGAAATTTCTTATCCTTATCTTAGCGACCACAAAATGATGCATAAGGTTATCATTGATGATATGTCTTATCTTATCCAGCACATTAAAACGACTAACGATCTTAAGGAAAAGCTTTATACCATAATGTCTGATTGGCTTTTAACGCACATTTTGCGTTATGATATGATGATAGGGCATTGGCTTAACGAGCAGAAAAATAATGAAGAAGAGGAATTAGAGCAAACAGAAGAAAATGACGAAGTAGTCGAAAAGCCTAAAATAATAAAAGAGACGAGATTTATTTATACTTGTCCTTGTCATTTAACTCACATTTTAAGCTATCAAGAGCATCTTGGAATTTCTATGCATAATAAAGTGCTAAAATGCAAAAACTGCAAAAAAGATTTAACTTATGTTACAACTGAAATCGTGGAGAAAAGGATAAACTAA